The Callospermophilus lateralis isolate mCalLat2 chromosome 3, mCalLat2.hap1, whole genome shotgun sequence genome has a segment encoding these proteins:
- the Adcy4 gene encoding adenylate cyclase type 4 isoform X2: MARLFSPRPPPSEEDLFYETYYSLSQQYPLLLLLLLIVLCTLVALLLVAWASGRELTSDLSFLTTVLCALGGFSLLLGLASREQRLQRWTRPLSGLVWAALLALGHGFLFTGGIVSAWDQVSFFLFIIFTVYAMLPLGMRDAAAAGLTSSLLHLLVVGLYLGRQQDSQPSLLPQLAANAVFFLCGNVVGAYHKALMERALRATFREALSSLYSRQRLDTEKKHQEHLLLSILPAYLAREMKAEIMARLQAVQGSRPESTNNFHSLYVKRHQGVSVLYADIVGFTRLASECSPKELVLMLNELFGKFDQIAKEHECMRIKILGDCYYCVSGLPHSLPDHAINCVRMGLDMCRAIRKLRAATGVDINMRVGVHSGSVLCGVIGLQKWQYDVWSHDVTLANHMEAGGVPGRVHITGATLALLAGAYAVEDAAVESRDPYLRELGEPTYLVIDPRAEEEDEKGTAGGLLSSLEGHKMRPSLLMTRYLESWGAAKPFAHLSHVDSPVSTSTPLPEKGLASFSPQWSLDRSRTLRGLDDELDTGDAKFFQVIEQLNSQKQWKQSKDFNLLTLYFRDKEMEKQYRLSALPAFKYYVACTFLVFLSNFIIQMLVTNRPPALAITYSITFLLFLLLLFICFSEYLTRCVQKGPKMLHWLPALSNLVATRPGLRVALGTATILLVFTMAITSLFFLPASSDCPFRGLNVSSMAFNLSWELPGSLPLISVPYSMHCCVLGFLSCSLFLHMSFELKLLLLLLWLAASCSLFLHSHAWLSDCLIARLYLGPMDSRPGVLKEPKLMGAISFFIFFFTLLVLARQNEYYCRLDFLWKKKLRKEQEETETMENLTRLLLENVLPAHVAPQFIGQNRRNEDLYHQSYECVCVLFASVPDFKEFYSESNINHEGLECLRLLNEIIADFDELLSKPKFSGVEKIKTIGSTYMAATGLNATSGQEAQQDAERSCSHLGTMVEFAVALGSKLDVINKHSFNNFRLRVGLNHGPVVAGVIGAQKPQYDIWGNTVNVASRMETTGVLGKIQVTEETARALQSLGYTCYSRGVIKVKGKGQLCTYFLNTDLTRSGPPSATWAETSHPF, translated from the exons ATGGCGCGCCTCTTCAGCCCCCGGCCACCCCCCAGCGAAGAAGACCTCTTCTATGAGACCTACTACAGCCTGAGCCAGCAGTacccgctgctgctgctgctgctgctgatcgTCCTCTGCACGCTAGTGGCGCTGCTCCTCGTCGCCTGGGCCAGCGGCAGG GAGCTGACCTCAGACCTGAGCTTCCTGACCACAGTGCTATGCGCTTTGGGTGGCTTTTCCCTGCTGCTGGGCCTAGCTTCCAGGGAGCAGCGACTCCAGCGCTGGACTCGACCCCTGTCAGGCCTTGTGTGGGCTGCGCTGCTGGCTCTAGGACACGGTTTCCTATTCACTGGAGGCATAGTGAGCGCCTGGGACCAG GTGTCCTTTTTCCTCTTCATTATCTTCACGGTGTATGCCATGCTGCCCTTGGGCATGAGGGATGCTGCTGCTGCAGGTCTCACCTCTTCTCTCTTGCACCTGCTGGTCGTGGGGCTGTACCTTGGGCGGCAGCAGGACTCCCAGCCTTCACTGCTGCCACAG CTGGCAGCAAATGCAGTGTTCTTCCTGTGTGGCAATGTGGTGGGAGCATACCACAAGGCGCTGATGGAGAGAGCATTGCGTGCCACATTCCGGGAGGCACTCAGTTCCCTGTATTCTCGCCAGAGGTTGGACACGGAGAAAAAACATCAG GAACACCTTCTCTTATCCATCCTACCTGCCTACTTGGCCCGAGAGATGAAGGCAGAGATCATGGCACGGCTGCAGGCTGTACAGGGGTCACGACCAGAGAGCACGAACAATTTCCACAGCCTCTATGTCAAGAGGCACCAGGGAGTCAG TGTACTGTATGCTGACATCGTGGGCTTCACGCGGCTGGCCAGCGAGTGCTCCCCTAAGGAACTGGTGCTCATGCTCAACGAACTCTTTGGCAAATTCGACCAGATTGCCAAG GAACATGAATGCATGCGGATCAAGATCCTGGGGGACTGTTACTACTGTGTCTCTGGGCTGCCCCACTCACTGCCAGACCATGCCATCAACTGCGTGCGCATGGGACTGGACATGTGTCGGGCCATCAG GAAGCTACGGGCGGCCACTGGTGTGGACATCAACATGCGTGTAGGTGTGCACTCAGGCAGTGTACTCTGCGGAGTCATCGGGCTGCAGAAGTGGCAGTACGACGTCTGGTCCCATGACGTCACGCTGGCCAACCACATGGAAGCTGGTGGTGTACCAGG ACGAGTGCACATCACAGGGGCTACCCTGGCCCTGCTGGCAGGGGCTTATGCTGTGGAGGATGCAGCTGTGGAATCCCGGGACCCATACCTTAGGGAGCTAGGAGAGCCTACATACTTGGTCATTGATCCTCGG gctgaggaggaggatgagaagggaACTGCAGGAGGCTTACTGTCCTCTCTGGAGGGCCACAAGATGCGCCCATCACTACTGATGACCCGCTACCTGGAGTCCTGGGGTGCGGCCAAGCCTTTCGCCCACCTGAGCCACGTAGACAGTCCTGTGTCCACCTCTACCCCTCTCCCG GAGAAGGGCCTGGCTTCTTTCAGCCCCCAGTGGAGCCTGGACCG GAGCCGGACCCTCCGGGGACTAGATGATGAGCTGGACACTGGAGATGCCAAGTTCTTCCAGGTCATCGAACAGCTCAACTCACAGAA ACAGTGGAAACAGTCAAAGGACTTCAATCTGCTGACACTGTACTTCCGAGATAAGGAGATGGAGAAACAG TACCGGCTATCTGCCCTTCCTGCTTTCAAATACTATGTAGCCTGCACCTTCCTGGTTTTCCTGTCCAACTTCATCATCCAAATGCTGGTGACAAACAG ACCTCCAGCTCTGGCCATCACCTACAGCAtcaccttcctcctcttccttctcctcctcttcatctGCTTCTCAGAGTACCTGACG AGGTGTGTCCAGAAAGGTCCCAAGATGCTGCATTGGCTACCTGCACTGTCTAACCTGGTAGCCACACGGCCTGGACTGCGAGTAGCCCTGGGCACTGCCACCATCCTGCTGGTCTTTACCATGGCCATCACTAGCCTG TTCTTCTTACCAGCATCATCAGACTGCCCTTTTCGGGGCCTCAATGTATCCTCCATGGCTTTCAACCTCTCCTGGGAACTGCCCGGTTCCCTGCCTCTCATCAGTGTCCCA TACTCCATGCACTGCTGTGTGCTGGGTTTCCTCTCCTGCTCCCTCTTTCTGCACATGAGCTTTGAACTGAAGCTGCTGCTGCTCCTGCTGTGGCTGGCAGCCTCCTGCTCCCTCTTCCTGCACTCCCACGCCTGGCTGTCTGACTGCCTCATCGCTCGTCTTTATCTAGGCCCTATGGACTCCAG GCCTGGAGTGCTGAAGGAACCCAAACTGATGGGAgctatttccttcttcatcttcttcttcaCCCTCCTTGTCCTGGCTCGGCAG AATGAGTATTACTGCCGCCTGGACTTCCTGTGGAAGAAAAAGCTGAGAAAGGAGCAGGAAGAGACAGAGACAATGGAGAACCTGACCCGGCTGCTCTTGGAGAATGTGCTCCCTGCACATGTGGCCCCCCAGTTCATTGGTCAGAACCGGCGCAATGAG GACCTCTACCACCAGTCCTATGAGTGTGTTTGTGTGCTCTTCGCCTCAGTCCCGGACTTCAAGGAGTTTTACTCGGAATCCAACATCAACCACGAGGGGCTAGAGTGTCTGCGGCTACTCAATGAAATAATTGCTGATTTTGATGAG CTGCTCTCCAAGCCCAAGTTCAGTGGGGTGGAGAAGATCAAAACCATTGGCAGCACCTACATGGCAGCCACAGGCTTAAATGCCACCTCTGGACAAGAGGCCCAACAG GATGCTGAGCGAAGCTGCAGCCACCTTGGCACCATGGTGGAATTTGCAGTGGCCCTGGGGTCCAAGCTGGATGTCATCAACAAGCATTCATTCAACAACTTCCGCCTGCGTGTGG GACTGAACCATGGACCAGTAGTAGCAGGAGTGATTGGGGCTCAGAAGCCACAATATGACATCTGGGGCAACACAGTGAATGTGGCCAGCCGCATGGAGACTACAGGAGTCCTTGGCAAAATCCAA GTGACTGAGGAGACAGCCCGGGCCCTGCAATCCCTGGGCTATACATGCTACAGCAGGGGTGTTATCAAGGTCAAAGGCAAAGGGCAGCTCTGCACCTACTTCCTAAACACAGACTTGACACGATCTGGACCCCCTTCAGCCACCTGGGCTGAGACCTCTCATCCCTTCTAA
- the Adcy4 gene encoding adenylate cyclase type 4 isoform X5 has translation MARLFSPRPPPSEEDLFYETYYSLSQQYPLLLLLLLIVLCTLVALLLVAWASGRELTSDLSFLTTVLCALGGFSLLLGLASREQRLQRWTRPLSGLVWAALLALGHGFLFTGGIVSAWDQVSFFLFIIFTVYAMLPLGMRDAAAAGLTSSLLHLLVVGLYLGRQQDSQPSLLPQLAANAVFFLCGNVVGAYHKALMERALRATFREALSSLYSRQRLDTEKKHQEHLLLSILPAYLAREMKAEIMARLQAVQGSRPESTNNFHSLYVKRHQGVSVLYADIVGFTRLASECSPKELVLMLNELFGKFDQIAKEHECMRIKILGDCYYCVSGLPHSLPDHAINCVRMGLDMCRAIRKLRAATGVDINMRVGVHSGSVLCGVIGLQKWQYDVWSHDVTLANHMEAGGVPGRVHITGATLALLAGAYAVEDAAVESRDPYLRELGEPTYLVIDPRVKDQEPHGLHRANHLQAEEEDEKGTAGGLLSSLEGHKMRPSLLMTRYLESWGAAKPFAHLSHVDSPVSTSTPLPEKGLASFSPQWSLDRSRTLRGLDDELDTGDAKFFQVIEQLNSQKQWKQSKDFNLLTLYFRDKEMEKQYRLSALPAFKYYVACTFLVFLSNFIIQMLVTNRPPALAITYSITFLLFLLLLFICFSEYLTRCVQKGPKMLHWLPALSNLVATRPGLRVALGTATILLVFTMAITSLFFLPASSDCPFRGLNVSSMAFNLSWELPGSLPLISVPYSMHCCVLGFLSCSLFLHMSFELKLLLLLLWLAASCSLFLHSHAWLSDCLIARLYLGPMDSRPGVLKEPKLMGAISFFIFFFTLLVLARQNEYYCRLDFLWKKKLRKEQEETETMENLTRLLLENVLPAHVAPQFIGQNRRNEDLYHQSYECVCVLFASVPDFKEFYSESNINHEGLECLRLLNEIIADFDELLSKPKFSGVEKIKTIGSTYMAATGLNATSGQEAQQD, from the exons ATGGCGCGCCTCTTCAGCCCCCGGCCACCCCCCAGCGAAGAAGACCTCTTCTATGAGACCTACTACAGCCTGAGCCAGCAGTacccgctgctgctgctgctgctgctgatcgTCCTCTGCACGCTAGTGGCGCTGCTCCTCGTCGCCTGGGCCAGCGGCAGG GAGCTGACCTCAGACCTGAGCTTCCTGACCACAGTGCTATGCGCTTTGGGTGGCTTTTCCCTGCTGCTGGGCCTAGCTTCCAGGGAGCAGCGACTCCAGCGCTGGACTCGACCCCTGTCAGGCCTTGTGTGGGCTGCGCTGCTGGCTCTAGGACACGGTTTCCTATTCACTGGAGGCATAGTGAGCGCCTGGGACCAG GTGTCCTTTTTCCTCTTCATTATCTTCACGGTGTATGCCATGCTGCCCTTGGGCATGAGGGATGCTGCTGCTGCAGGTCTCACCTCTTCTCTCTTGCACCTGCTGGTCGTGGGGCTGTACCTTGGGCGGCAGCAGGACTCCCAGCCTTCACTGCTGCCACAG CTGGCAGCAAATGCAGTGTTCTTCCTGTGTGGCAATGTGGTGGGAGCATACCACAAGGCGCTGATGGAGAGAGCATTGCGTGCCACATTCCGGGAGGCACTCAGTTCCCTGTATTCTCGCCAGAGGTTGGACACGGAGAAAAAACATCAG GAACACCTTCTCTTATCCATCCTACCTGCCTACTTGGCCCGAGAGATGAAGGCAGAGATCATGGCACGGCTGCAGGCTGTACAGGGGTCACGACCAGAGAGCACGAACAATTTCCACAGCCTCTATGTCAAGAGGCACCAGGGAGTCAG TGTACTGTATGCTGACATCGTGGGCTTCACGCGGCTGGCCAGCGAGTGCTCCCCTAAGGAACTGGTGCTCATGCTCAACGAACTCTTTGGCAAATTCGACCAGATTGCCAAG GAACATGAATGCATGCGGATCAAGATCCTGGGGGACTGTTACTACTGTGTCTCTGGGCTGCCCCACTCACTGCCAGACCATGCCATCAACTGCGTGCGCATGGGACTGGACATGTGTCGGGCCATCAG GAAGCTACGGGCGGCCACTGGTGTGGACATCAACATGCGTGTAGGTGTGCACTCAGGCAGTGTACTCTGCGGAGTCATCGGGCTGCAGAAGTGGCAGTACGACGTCTGGTCCCATGACGTCACGCTGGCCAACCACATGGAAGCTGGTGGTGTACCAGG ACGAGTGCACATCACAGGGGCTACCCTGGCCCTGCTGGCAGGGGCTTATGCTGTGGAGGATGCAGCTGTGGAATCCCGGGACCCATACCTTAGGGAGCTAGGAGAGCCTACATACTTGGTCATTGATCCTCGGGTAAAAGACCAGGAACCCCATGGACTACACCGTGCTAACCACCTACAG gctgaggaggaggatgagaagggaACTGCAGGAGGCTTACTGTCCTCTCTGGAGGGCCACAAGATGCGCCCATCACTACTGATGACCCGCTACCTGGAGTCCTGGGGTGCGGCCAAGCCTTTCGCCCACCTGAGCCACGTAGACAGTCCTGTGTCCACCTCTACCCCTCTCCCG GAGAAGGGCCTGGCTTCTTTCAGCCCCCAGTGGAGCCTGGACCG GAGCCGGACCCTCCGGGGACTAGATGATGAGCTGGACACTGGAGATGCCAAGTTCTTCCAGGTCATCGAACAGCTCAACTCACAGAA ACAGTGGAAACAGTCAAAGGACTTCAATCTGCTGACACTGTACTTCCGAGATAAGGAGATGGAGAAACAG TACCGGCTATCTGCCCTTCCTGCTTTCAAATACTATGTAGCCTGCACCTTCCTGGTTTTCCTGTCCAACTTCATCATCCAAATGCTGGTGACAAACAG ACCTCCAGCTCTGGCCATCACCTACAGCAtcaccttcctcctcttccttctcctcctcttcatctGCTTCTCAGAGTACCTGACG AGGTGTGTCCAGAAAGGTCCCAAGATGCTGCATTGGCTACCTGCACTGTCTAACCTGGTAGCCACACGGCCTGGACTGCGAGTAGCCCTGGGCACTGCCACCATCCTGCTGGTCTTTACCATGGCCATCACTAGCCTG TTCTTCTTACCAGCATCATCAGACTGCCCTTTTCGGGGCCTCAATGTATCCTCCATGGCTTTCAACCTCTCCTGGGAACTGCCCGGTTCCCTGCCTCTCATCAGTGTCCCA TACTCCATGCACTGCTGTGTGCTGGGTTTCCTCTCCTGCTCCCTCTTTCTGCACATGAGCTTTGAACTGAAGCTGCTGCTGCTCCTGCTGTGGCTGGCAGCCTCCTGCTCCCTCTTCCTGCACTCCCACGCCTGGCTGTCTGACTGCCTCATCGCTCGTCTTTATCTAGGCCCTATGGACTCCAG GCCTGGAGTGCTGAAGGAACCCAAACTGATGGGAgctatttccttcttcatcttcttcttcaCCCTCCTTGTCCTGGCTCGGCAG AATGAGTATTACTGCCGCCTGGACTTCCTGTGGAAGAAAAAGCTGAGAAAGGAGCAGGAAGAGACAGAGACAATGGAGAACCTGACCCGGCTGCTCTTGGAGAATGTGCTCCCTGCACATGTGGCCCCCCAGTTCATTGGTCAGAACCGGCGCAATGAG GACCTCTACCACCAGTCCTATGAGTGTGTTTGTGTGCTCTTCGCCTCAGTCCCGGACTTCAAGGAGTTTTACTCGGAATCCAACATCAACCACGAGGGGCTAGAGTGTCTGCGGCTACTCAATGAAATAATTGCTGATTTTGATGAG CTGCTCTCCAAGCCCAAGTTCAGTGGGGTGGAGAAGATCAAAACCATTGGCAGCACCTACATGGCAGCCACAGGCTTAAATGCCACCTCTGGACAAGAGGCCCAACAG GACTGA
- the Adcy4 gene encoding adenylate cyclase type 4 isoform X6, which yields MARLFSPRPPPSEEDLFYETYYSLSQQYPLLLLLLLIVLCTLVALLLVAWASGRELTSDLSFLTTVLCALGGFSLLLGLASREQRLQRWTRPLSGLVWAALLALGHGFLFTGGIVSAWDQVSFFLFIIFTVYAMLPLGMRDAAAAGLTSSLLHLLVVGLYLGRQQDSQPSLLPQLAANAVFFLCGNVVGAYHKALMERALRATFREALSSLYSRQRLDTEKKHQEHLLLSILPAYLAREMKAEIMARLQAVQGSRPESTNNFHSLYVKRHQGVSVLYADIVGFTRLASECSPKELVLMLNELFGKFDQIAKEHECMRIKILGDCYYCVSGLPHSLPDHAINCVRMGLDMCRAIRKLRAATGVDINMRVGVHSGSVLCGVIGLQKWQYDVWSHDVTLANHMEAGGVPGRVHITGATLALLAGAYAVEDAAVESRDPYLRELGEPTYLVIDPRVKDQEPHGLHRANHLQAEEEDEKGTAGGLLSSLEGHKMRPSLLMTRYLESWGAAKPFAHLSHVDSPVSTSTPLPEKGLASFSPQWSLDRSRTLRGLDDELDTGDAKFFQVIEQLNSQKQWKQSKDFNLLTLYFRDKEMEKQYRLSALPAFKYYVACTFLVFLSNFIIQMLVTNRPPALAITYSITFLLFLLLLFICFSEYLTRCVQKGPKMLHWLPALSNLVATRPGLRVALGTATILLVFTMAITSLFFLPASSDCPFRGLNVSSMAFNLSWELPGSLPLISVPYSMHCCVLGFLSCSLFLHMSFELKLLLLLLWLAASCSLFLHSHAWLSDCLIARLYLGPMDSRPGVLKEPKLMGAISFFIFFFTLLVLARQNEYYCRLDFLWKKKLRKEQEETETMENLTRLLLENVLPAHVAPQFIGQNRRNEDLYHQSYECVCVLFASVPDFKEFYSESNINHEGLECLRLLNEIIADFDED from the exons ATGGCGCGCCTCTTCAGCCCCCGGCCACCCCCCAGCGAAGAAGACCTCTTCTATGAGACCTACTACAGCCTGAGCCAGCAGTacccgctgctgctgctgctgctgctgatcgTCCTCTGCACGCTAGTGGCGCTGCTCCTCGTCGCCTGGGCCAGCGGCAGG GAGCTGACCTCAGACCTGAGCTTCCTGACCACAGTGCTATGCGCTTTGGGTGGCTTTTCCCTGCTGCTGGGCCTAGCTTCCAGGGAGCAGCGACTCCAGCGCTGGACTCGACCCCTGTCAGGCCTTGTGTGGGCTGCGCTGCTGGCTCTAGGACACGGTTTCCTATTCACTGGAGGCATAGTGAGCGCCTGGGACCAG GTGTCCTTTTTCCTCTTCATTATCTTCACGGTGTATGCCATGCTGCCCTTGGGCATGAGGGATGCTGCTGCTGCAGGTCTCACCTCTTCTCTCTTGCACCTGCTGGTCGTGGGGCTGTACCTTGGGCGGCAGCAGGACTCCCAGCCTTCACTGCTGCCACAG CTGGCAGCAAATGCAGTGTTCTTCCTGTGTGGCAATGTGGTGGGAGCATACCACAAGGCGCTGATGGAGAGAGCATTGCGTGCCACATTCCGGGAGGCACTCAGTTCCCTGTATTCTCGCCAGAGGTTGGACACGGAGAAAAAACATCAG GAACACCTTCTCTTATCCATCCTACCTGCCTACTTGGCCCGAGAGATGAAGGCAGAGATCATGGCACGGCTGCAGGCTGTACAGGGGTCACGACCAGAGAGCACGAACAATTTCCACAGCCTCTATGTCAAGAGGCACCAGGGAGTCAG TGTACTGTATGCTGACATCGTGGGCTTCACGCGGCTGGCCAGCGAGTGCTCCCCTAAGGAACTGGTGCTCATGCTCAACGAACTCTTTGGCAAATTCGACCAGATTGCCAAG GAACATGAATGCATGCGGATCAAGATCCTGGGGGACTGTTACTACTGTGTCTCTGGGCTGCCCCACTCACTGCCAGACCATGCCATCAACTGCGTGCGCATGGGACTGGACATGTGTCGGGCCATCAG GAAGCTACGGGCGGCCACTGGTGTGGACATCAACATGCGTGTAGGTGTGCACTCAGGCAGTGTACTCTGCGGAGTCATCGGGCTGCAGAAGTGGCAGTACGACGTCTGGTCCCATGACGTCACGCTGGCCAACCACATGGAAGCTGGTGGTGTACCAGG ACGAGTGCACATCACAGGGGCTACCCTGGCCCTGCTGGCAGGGGCTTATGCTGTGGAGGATGCAGCTGTGGAATCCCGGGACCCATACCTTAGGGAGCTAGGAGAGCCTACATACTTGGTCATTGATCCTCGGGTAAAAGACCAGGAACCCCATGGACTACACCGTGCTAACCACCTACAG gctgaggaggaggatgagaagggaACTGCAGGAGGCTTACTGTCCTCTCTGGAGGGCCACAAGATGCGCCCATCACTACTGATGACCCGCTACCTGGAGTCCTGGGGTGCGGCCAAGCCTTTCGCCCACCTGAGCCACGTAGACAGTCCTGTGTCCACCTCTACCCCTCTCCCG GAGAAGGGCCTGGCTTCTTTCAGCCCCCAGTGGAGCCTGGACCG GAGCCGGACCCTCCGGGGACTAGATGATGAGCTGGACACTGGAGATGCCAAGTTCTTCCAGGTCATCGAACAGCTCAACTCACAGAA ACAGTGGAAACAGTCAAAGGACTTCAATCTGCTGACACTGTACTTCCGAGATAAGGAGATGGAGAAACAG TACCGGCTATCTGCCCTTCCTGCTTTCAAATACTATGTAGCCTGCACCTTCCTGGTTTTCCTGTCCAACTTCATCATCCAAATGCTGGTGACAAACAG ACCTCCAGCTCTGGCCATCACCTACAGCAtcaccttcctcctcttccttctcctcctcttcatctGCTTCTCAGAGTACCTGACG AGGTGTGTCCAGAAAGGTCCCAAGATGCTGCATTGGCTACCTGCACTGTCTAACCTGGTAGCCACACGGCCTGGACTGCGAGTAGCCCTGGGCACTGCCACCATCCTGCTGGTCTTTACCATGGCCATCACTAGCCTG TTCTTCTTACCAGCATCATCAGACTGCCCTTTTCGGGGCCTCAATGTATCCTCCATGGCTTTCAACCTCTCCTGGGAACTGCCCGGTTCCCTGCCTCTCATCAGTGTCCCA TACTCCATGCACTGCTGTGTGCTGGGTTTCCTCTCCTGCTCCCTCTTTCTGCACATGAGCTTTGAACTGAAGCTGCTGCTGCTCCTGCTGTGGCTGGCAGCCTCCTGCTCCCTCTTCCTGCACTCCCACGCCTGGCTGTCTGACTGCCTCATCGCTCGTCTTTATCTAGGCCCTATGGACTCCAG GCCTGGAGTGCTGAAGGAACCCAAACTGATGGGAgctatttccttcttcatcttcttcttcaCCCTCCTTGTCCTGGCTCGGCAG AATGAGTATTACTGCCGCCTGGACTTCCTGTGGAAGAAAAAGCTGAGAAAGGAGCAGGAAGAGACAGAGACAATGGAGAACCTGACCCGGCTGCTCTTGGAGAATGTGCTCCCTGCACATGTGGCCCCCCAGTTCATTGGTCAGAACCGGCGCAATGAG GACCTCTACCACCAGTCCTATGAGTGTGTTTGTGTGCTCTTCGCCTCAGTCCCGGACTTCAAGGAGTTTTACTCGGAATCCAACATCAACCACGAGGGGCTAGAGTGTCTGCGGCTACTCAATGAAATAATTGCTGATTTTGATGAG GACTGA